In Cyclopterus lumpus isolate fCycLum1 chromosome 17, fCycLum1.pri, whole genome shotgun sequence, a genomic segment contains:
- the LOC117746907 gene encoding glutamate-rich protein 6: MRSSSSYAAPTLKHDLNEPPSVLDHRTPEGCPQSVSVSPTYCIRAAGVLRYNRESDHHKIKLTTILASQALAGYPVKCEYCGEEAQPSLDLTWARGPETLPLFCCAQRQRLCMILVKQRRVVEETCDRRTGTPTSPRDKPDTEKDELLFKGQEMEDHNKFVMDLQRKLRKQSDLRIYEDHFIQLSVAEPSVPTSNSFRLSCAPLRVYPCRATEKHLQTKEEEKKVSLPFCDHKTLSFGICHHQELELLHKYYSNGMTFLTVFPDGSAQVFYPSGLLALVVVVTEENGRVCIVYDDSDASDQPIRALFQSDGRATCYHSNRNIWLTLNSSGGQCLDEGGARVRRWSWSSLGVTPTPLYPIFLSLNETVGVRVLGKKHVFVSFLARGQQAKFSVGTCCTEDECKIVGAAPEAVLKEDLFVKAARIRINLVIQHLHQYLLTPSCAQLPKTKQAAHLRVVAQRLLEVSADVMMGESERTFIHRCLHSCL, from the exons ATGAGGTCCAGCTCTTCAT ATGCTGCTCCTACATTAAAGCATGATCTCAATGAGCCACCATCTGTCCTGGATCAC CGGACACCAGAGGGCTGTCCACAGTCTGTCAGTGTCTCTCCCACCTATTGTATCAGAGCAGCGGGAGTTCTGAGGTACAATCGGGAGTCTGACCACCACAAGATAAAACTAACCACCATTCTTGCG TCCCAGGCCCTGGCGGGATACCCAGTGAAATGTGAGTACTGTGGAGAAGAGGCCCAGCCATCCCTGGATCTAACATGGGCACGAGGGCCTGAG ACGCTGCCACTCTTCTGCTGTGCTCAGCGGCAGCGGCTGTGTATGATTCTGGTCAAGCAGAGACGTGTGGTGGAGGAGACATGTGACCGGAGGACTGGTACTCCAACATCACCGAGGGACAAGCCAGACACGGAGAAGGACGAGCTTCTCTTTAAAGGCCAGGAGATGGAGGATCACAACAAGTTTGTCATGGatttacagaggaaactcaG GAAACAATCAGACTTGAGAATCTACGAGGATCACTTCATCCAACTCTCTGTTGCAGAACCCT CTGTCCCAACATCCAACAGCTTCCGGCTGTCTTGTGCTCCATTGAGAGTGTATCCTTGTCGAGCAACTGAGAAGCACTTGcaaacaaaagaggaagagaagaaggtgtCGTTGCCTTTTTGTGACCACAAGACACTTTCGTTCGGCATATGTCATCATCAG GAGCTGGAACTTCTACACAAGTATTATTCCAATGGCATGACATTTCTTACTGTGTTCCCCGATGGCTCTGCCCAGGTCTT CTATCCCTCAGGTCTCTTGGCTCTCGTGGTCGTGGTCACAGAGGAAAATGGAAGAGTCTGCATCGTGTACGACGACAGCGATGCCTCTGACCAACCAATTAGAGCCCTGTTCCAGTCTGATGGCAGGGCCACATGTTATCACAGCAATAGAAACATATG GCTGACTTTAAACAGTTCAGGCGGTCAGTGTTTGGATGAGGGGGGGGCTCGGGTTCGGCGGTGGAGCTGGAGCAGCCTGGGCGTCACTCCCACTCCCCTGTACCCCATCTTCCTGTCCCTCAATGAAACTGTTGGGGTCCGAGTCCTCGGGAAGAAacatgtgtttgtctccttcCTTGCAAGAGGTCAACAGGCAAAGTTCAGCGTGGGTACCTGCTGCACTGAG gATGAATGTAAAATAGTTGGGGCTGCTCCAGAAGCAGTATTGAAGGAGGACCTGTTTGTGAAGGCAGCCAGGATTAGGATCAACCTGGTAATTCAGCACCTCCATCAGTACCTGCTGACGCCATCTTGTGCCCAGTTGCCGAAGACCAAACAAGCTGCTCACCTTCGTGTAGTCGCCCAGCGGCTTCTGGAAGTCAGTGCTGATGTGATGATGGGCGAGAGTGAAAGAACCTTCATCCATAGGTGCCTTCACAGTTGTCTTTGA